In Amycolatopsis jiangsuensis, the following proteins share a genomic window:
- a CDS encoding GtrA family protein: MTTVTNPVKPRTAEESPDSPPRRRRGLVRFARAATSSVAATLLSQAVLLTALAVGGAPWLASGAAFAAGAVLNFFLTRRWVWGRRGRPEMGRELLPYVAVISLGGFASVGLTTLTGHLLAPLALPHVWWVVVLDAAYVVSYALVFVLKFTLLDRFVFARDAARTPATTSPS; encoded by the coding sequence ATGACGACGGTAACCAACCCGGTGAAACCTCGCACGGCGGAGGAATCACCGGATTCGCCACCGCGGCGGCGCCGGGGCCTGGTGCGCTTCGCCCGCGCGGCGACGAGCTCGGTGGCCGCGACGCTGCTCAGCCAGGCCGTGCTGCTCACCGCGCTCGCCGTGGGCGGGGCACCGTGGCTGGCCAGCGGCGCAGCCTTCGCCGCCGGTGCGGTGCTGAACTTCTTCCTCACCCGCCGCTGGGTGTGGGGCCGCCGCGGACGGCCCGAGATGGGCCGAGAGCTGCTGCCCTACGTCGCCGTCATCTCCCTGGGCGGCTTCGCCTCGGTGGGCCTGACCACGCTCACCGGCCACCTGCTCGCGCCACTCGCGTTGCCGCACGTGTGGTGGGTCGTGGTCCTCGACGCCGCGTACGTGGTCAGTTACGCGCTGGTGTTCGTCCTGAAGTTCACGCTGCTCGACCGCTTCGTGTTCGCCCGCGACGCAGCACGTACCCCCGCCACCACGTCCCCGTCATGA
- a CDS encoding DUF5691 domain-containing protein → MTTWDEVVGAVLLGTRRRGVDLTGLPDGVRALAESRGTAAEQALVAAAVITGYRRAGRRALADVRPAEPAAPDGRPFLPSRARERLVRLLSANRPELLEEWLHAVAARKLRVPAERLPALADAARVRVSLRAPLAEVAGAAGAWLGRHNPDWAFLIATGDDTTDAWQFGTAAQRQAWLARTLRTEPDRAREALAGTWHTEPADLRATFLTMLGEHLAERDEQFLETARADRAAGVRDIALRLSGRFPRSAFGERMAARLRACVTVRTRALRADILEFTPPAPDDALARDGIRVPPGPGQGAARLRAVIAATPLRFWVPFGTPGELAGMLVAGVPLNVVRESWATAALRQRDESWAQALVEAEPSGRGTAELVGVLSPARQAAAVAKLARGLPIETLTRLILDLPRPWPAPLGQVLLDWVAEQPDHRLVAHAAALVAQAVPPECLGHPLADVPPPGEAAPWRRAVAETLTFRREMHEELS, encoded by the coding sequence ATGACGACCTGGGACGAGGTGGTCGGCGCGGTGCTGCTCGGCACCCGGCGCCGCGGCGTCGACCTGACCGGACTGCCGGACGGCGTTCGGGCGCTCGCCGAGAGCCGTGGGACAGCGGCCGAGCAGGCGCTCGTCGCGGCCGCGGTGATCACGGGGTACCGCCGAGCCGGGCGGCGGGCCCTCGCCGACGTGCGCCCGGCCGAGCCGGCTGCTCCGGACGGGCGCCCCTTCCTGCCGTCCCGCGCGCGGGAACGCCTGGTGCGGCTGCTGTCCGCGAACCGTCCCGAGCTCCTGGAGGAATGGCTCCACGCGGTCGCCGCCCGGAAGCTGCGGGTCCCGGCCGAGCGGTTGCCCGCGCTCGCCGACGCGGCGCGGGTCCGGGTCTCGCTGCGGGCGCCGCTGGCCGAGGTCGCCGGGGCGGCCGGGGCCTGGCTCGGCCGGCACAACCCGGACTGGGCGTTCCTCATCGCGACCGGCGACGACACCACCGACGCCTGGCAGTTCGGCACGGCCGCGCAGCGTCAGGCCTGGCTCGCCCGGACTCTGCGCACCGAGCCGGACCGCGCGCGGGAGGCGTTGGCCGGTACCTGGCACACCGAGCCCGCCGATCTGCGCGCCACCTTCCTCACCATGCTCGGGGAACATCTCGCCGAACGGGACGAGCAGTTCCTCGAGACCGCGCGCGCCGACCGTGCGGCCGGGGTACGGGACATCGCGCTGCGGTTGTCCGGCCGGTTTCCCCGATCCGCCTTCGGCGAACGGATGGCCGCACGGCTGCGTGCCTGCGTCACGGTCCGCACCCGTGCGTTGCGGGCGGACATCCTCGAGTTCACCCCGCCCGCCCCGGACGACGCGCTGGCCCGCGACGGGATTCGCGTGCCGCCTGGGCCTGGGCAGGGCGCTGCGCGGCTGCGTGCGGTCATCGCCGCGACGCCACTGCGGTTCTGGGTTCCCTTCGGTACGCCGGGGGAACTCGCGGGGATGCTCGTTGCGGGTGTTCCGCTGAACGTGGTGCGCGAAAGCTGGGCCACCGCCGCGCTCCGCCAGCGCGACGAGAGCTGGGCGCAGGCACTCGTGGAAGCCGAACCGAGCGGCCGCGGCACCGCCGAGCTGGTCGGCGTGCTGTCCCCCGCGCGTCAGGCCGCCGCCGTCGCGAAACTCGCCCGCGGGCTGCCGATCGAGACACTCACCCGGCTGATCCTCGATCTGCCCCGGCCGTGGCCGGCGCCGCTCGGGCAGGTGCTGCTCGACTGGGTCGCCGAACAACCCGACCACCGGCTCGTGGCCCACGCGGCCGCGCTCGTCGCCCAAGCCGTGCCCCCGGAATGCCTCGGCCACCCGCTGGCCGACGTCCCGCCGCCGGGCGAGGCGGCGCCGTGGCGCCGCGCCGTCGCCGAAACCCTCACCTTCCGCCGCGAAATGCACGAGGAGCTCTCATGA
- a CDS encoding DUF5682 family protein, producing the protein MSTYLLGIRHHGPGSARAVAARLAELTPDVVLIEGPPEADRLVDLAAGEDLQPPVALLAYAADDVSRAAFWPFAVFSPEWQALRYATRAGVPVRFCDLPVAHQFASGEDPAGPHTDPLAELAAAGGYDDPERWWDDFVESRRGGETPFEVIEEAMTALRETELPEDPHERRREAAMRQVLRKTRKEGFERIAVVCGAWHVPALADPLPPATRDQSVLKGLPKRKVVCTWVPWTHGRLASATGYGAGVRSPGWYHHLFTAASDVTTRWLTAVAGVLREEDLPVSTAHVIEAVRLAEALAALRGRASAGLAEVDAATRAVLCAGDDVQADLVTRRLVVGELLGEVPESVPQAPLAADLTATARRLRLKREAVTRELNLDLRTPGGLDRSRLLHRLLLLDIPWGEPEVSSIRGKGTFRETWTLCWEPGFEVDLVAAAAHGTTVPTAAAAVVRESVASSPPLADITTAVENCLLADLGDALPDVLTALDTRAAADADVAHLMAALSPLARATRYGDVRGTGTGQLREVADRILARVCTGLAPAVHGLDEEAAAQFCELIEQVHEAADLLGEAARERWLTALARLAAGGSLPPLLAGRTARLLHDADLLATADVELRLGRALTAGVAPADAAAYVEGFFAGGGLLLIHDERMLHVVDTWLGAIPPDVFPEVLPLLRRTFGAFAGPEKRAIGERAVALSSAVPAVARAEDFGDAGRGEAVLPVFAALLGATR; encoded by the coding sequence ATGAGCACGTACCTGCTCGGGATCCGGCACCACGGACCGGGCTCGGCGCGGGCGGTGGCCGCGCGGCTGGCGGAGCTGACGCCGGACGTGGTGCTGATCGAGGGACCGCCGGAGGCCGACCGGCTCGTCGACCTCGCGGCAGGCGAGGACCTGCAGCCGCCGGTGGCGTTGCTGGCGTACGCGGCCGACGACGTGTCGCGGGCGGCGTTCTGGCCGTTCGCGGTGTTCAGCCCGGAGTGGCAGGCGTTGCGCTACGCCACCCGCGCCGGGGTGCCGGTGCGGTTCTGCGATCTGCCCGTGGCACACCAGTTCGCCTCCGGTGAGGATCCGGCCGGACCGCACACCGATCCGCTCGCCGAACTCGCCGCGGCCGGCGGCTACGACGATCCGGAACGGTGGTGGGACGACTTCGTCGAATCGCGCCGCGGCGGCGAGACACCGTTCGAGGTCATCGAGGAGGCGATGACCGCGCTGCGCGAGACCGAACTCCCCGAGGATCCGCACGAGCGGCGCCGCGAAGCCGCCATGCGCCAGGTGCTGCGGAAAACGCGCAAGGAGGGCTTCGAGCGGATCGCGGTCGTGTGCGGGGCGTGGCACGTGCCCGCGCTGGCCGATCCGCTGCCGCCCGCCACCCGTGACCAGTCCGTCCTCAAAGGACTGCCGAAGCGCAAGGTCGTCTGCACCTGGGTGCCGTGGACGCACGGCAGGCTCGCCTCGGCCACCGGCTACGGCGCCGGCGTGCGCTCCCCCGGGTGGTACCACCACCTGTTCACCGCCGCCTCGGACGTGACCACGCGCTGGCTCACGGCGGTCGCCGGAGTGCTGCGGGAGGAGGACCTTCCGGTGTCGACCGCGCACGTGATCGAGGCGGTCCGGCTCGCCGAAGCGCTGGCCGCGCTGCGGGGGCGGGCCTCGGCCGGGCTCGCCGAGGTCGACGCGGCCACCCGCGCGGTGCTCTGCGCCGGCGACGACGTGCAGGCCGACCTGGTCACCCGCCGGCTGGTGGTCGGCGAGCTGCTGGGTGAGGTCCCGGAGTCGGTGCCGCAGGCACCGCTGGCCGCCGACCTCACCGCCACCGCCCGGCGGTTGCGGCTCAAGCGCGAGGCGGTGACCCGGGAGCTGAACCTCGACCTGCGCACCCCGGGCGGGCTCGACCGGTCGCGGCTGCTGCACCGCCTGCTGCTGCTCGATATTCCGTGGGGCGAGCCGGAAGTCTCCTCGATCCGTGGCAAGGGCACGTTCCGCGAGACCTGGACGCTGTGCTGGGAGCCCGGCTTCGAGGTCGATCTGGTCGCGGCGGCCGCGCACGGCACCACGGTGCCCACAGCCGCGGCTGCGGTGGTGCGCGAATCCGTGGCCTCGAGCCCGCCGCTGGCCGACATCACCACGGCGGTGGAGAACTGCCTGCTGGCCGACCTCGGCGACGCGTTGCCCGACGTGCTGACCGCGCTCGACACCCGCGCGGCAGCCGACGCCGACGTCGCGCACCTGATGGCTGCGTTGTCCCCGCTGGCGCGGGCCACCCGGTACGGCGACGTGCGCGGCACCGGAACCGGTCAGCTGCGCGAGGTCGCCGATCGTATTCTCGCGCGGGTGTGCACCGGGCTGGCCCCCGCCGTGCACGGCTTGGACGAGGAGGCCGCCGCACAGTTCTGCGAGCTGATCGAGCAGGTCCACGAAGCGGCGGACCTGCTCGGAGAGGCGGCCCGGGAACGCTGGCTCACCGCGTTGGCCCGGCTCGCCGCCGGTGGTTCGCTGCCGCCGCTGCTCGCCGGCCGGACCGCCCGGCTGCTGCACGACGCCGACCTGCTCGCCACCGCGGACGTCGAACTCCGGCTGGGCCGGGCGCTCACCGCCGGCGTCGCCCCCGCCGACGCGGCAGCGTACGTGGAGGGCTTCTTCGCCGGTGGTGGGCTGCTGCTGATCCACGACGAGCGGATGCTGCACGTCGTGGACACCTGGCTCGGCGCAATCCCACCCGACGTGTTCCCGGAGGTGCTTCCCTTGCTGCGACGGACTTTCGGGGCCTTCGCCGGACCGGAGAAGCGGGCGATCGGAGAACGTGCCGTCGCCCTGTCCTCGGCTGTCCCCGCGGTCGCGCGCGCCGAGGACTTCGGCGACGCCGGGCGCGGCGAGGCCGTGCTGCCGGTCTTCGCCGCCCTGCTGGGAGCCACCCGATGA
- a CDS encoding NAD-dependent epimerase/dehydratase family protein has protein sequence MRVLVLGGDGYLGWPTALHLSDKGHEVAVLDNFARRGYDVELGAESLVPIEDLSTRIEAWQEVSGRTIASYEGDLLDAGFVFDTVRDFRPESIVHFAEQRSAPYSMIDREHAVYTQHNNVVGNLNLLYAIAEIDPDIHLVKLGTMGEYGTPNIDIEEGWLEVEHNGRRDRMLYPKKPGSFYHLSKVHDSHNIEFACRIWDLRATDLNQGVVYGQQTPQTALDPRLATRFDYDAVFGTVLNRFVIQAVLGQPLTVYGEGGQTRGVIDIRDTVECIRLAVENPAERGEFRVFNQMTESHSVAQIADIVAKCFPGPVQIEHLDNPRVEQAEHYYHVKHTGLVELGLQPHLLSDTLIESMFDLVGANKHRVNDDRLHPTVRWRGAIKS, from the coding sequence ATGCGAGTGCTGGTTCTCGGCGGTGACGGATACCTCGGTTGGCCCACAGCGCTGCACCTGTCGGACAAAGGTCACGAAGTGGCCGTTCTGGACAATTTCGCACGGCGCGGTTACGACGTGGAGCTCGGTGCCGAGAGTCTCGTCCCGATCGAAGACCTGTCCACCCGGATCGAAGCGTGGCAGGAGGTGTCCGGCCGGACAATCGCGTCCTACGAAGGCGATCTGCTGGACGCCGGGTTCGTCTTCGACACGGTGCGGGACTTCCGGCCCGAGTCGATCGTGCACTTCGCCGAGCAGCGGTCCGCGCCGTACTCGATGATCGACCGCGAGCACGCGGTCTACACCCAGCACAACAACGTGGTGGGCAACCTCAACCTGCTCTACGCGATCGCCGAGATCGACCCGGACATCCACCTGGTCAAGCTCGGCACCATGGGCGAGTACGGCACCCCGAACATCGACATCGAGGAAGGCTGGCTCGAGGTCGAGCACAACGGCCGCCGCGACCGGATGCTGTACCCGAAGAAGCCGGGCTCGTTCTACCACCTGTCGAAGGTGCACGATTCGCACAACATCGAGTTCGCCTGCCGGATCTGGGATCTGCGTGCCACGGACCTGAACCAGGGCGTGGTGTACGGCCAGCAGACCCCGCAGACCGCGCTCGACCCCCGGCTGGCCACGCGGTTCGACTACGACGCGGTGTTCGGCACGGTGCTGAACCGGTTCGTCATCCAGGCCGTGCTGGGGCAGCCGCTCACTGTGTACGGCGAGGGCGGGCAGACCCGCGGCGTGATCGACATCCGGGACACCGTGGAGTGCATCCGGCTGGCCGTGGAGAACCCGGCCGAGCGCGGTGAGTTCCGCGTGTTCAACCAGATGACCGAGAGCCATTCGGTGGCGCAGATCGCGGACATCGTGGCGAAGTGCTTCCCCGGCCCGGTGCAGATCGAGCACCTGGACAACCCGCGGGTGGAGCAGGCCGAGCACTACTACCACGTCAAGCACACCGGGCTGGTCGAGCTGGGCCTGCAGCCGCACCTGCTCTCCGACACCCTGATCGAGTCGATGTTCGATCTGGTGGGCGCGAACAAGCACCGGGTCAACGACGATCGGCTGCATCCGACCGTGCGCTGGCGGGGCGCGATCAAGTCCTGA
- a CDS encoding ATP-binding protein — protein sequence MTSAVLQPHAEQEYAAELAALAASDDRAKPPSWRLSPWAVVTYLLGGRLDDGTEITPKYVGPRRLIEVAVATLATDRALLLLGVPGTAKTWVSEHLAAAVSGDSTLLAQGTAGTTEEQIRYGWNYARLIAEGPSDRALVESPVLRAMREGKVARLEELTRVPADVQDSLITILSEKTLPIPELGTEVQARPGFTLVATANNRDKGVNELSSALRRRFNTVVLPLPDTAEAEVEIVRRRVGQLGAALSLPADAADLAEIRRVVTVFRELRSGRTEDGRSAVKTPSGTLSTAEAISVLTGGLALAAHFGDGVLRAHDVAAGIHGAVVKDPVADRAIWAEYLETVVREREGWADFYRAGQEIAG from the coding sequence ATGACGTCCGCAGTCCTCCAGCCGCACGCCGAACAGGAGTACGCCGCGGAATTGGCCGCGCTGGCCGCCTCCGACGACCGGGCGAAACCCCCGTCGTGGCGGCTTTCGCCGTGGGCCGTGGTCACCTACCTGCTCGGCGGCCGGCTCGACGACGGTACCGAGATCACCCCGAAGTACGTGGGGCCGCGGCGGTTGATCGAGGTCGCCGTCGCCACCCTGGCCACCGATCGCGCCCTGCTGCTGCTCGGCGTGCCCGGTACGGCGAAGACGTGGGTCTCCGAACACCTCGCGGCGGCAGTGAGCGGGGATTCGACGCTGCTGGCCCAAGGCACCGCGGGCACCACCGAGGAGCAGATCCGCTACGGCTGGAACTACGCGCGGCTGATCGCCGAGGGCCCGAGCGACCGGGCGCTGGTGGAAAGCCCGGTGCTGCGCGCGATGCGTGAGGGCAAGGTGGCCCGGCTCGAGGAGCTCACCCGCGTTCCGGCGGACGTGCAGGATTCGCTCATCACCATCCTGTCCGAGAAGACACTGCCGATTCCCGAGCTGGGCACGGAGGTCCAGGCCCGGCCCGGGTTCACGCTCGTGGCCACCGCCAACAACCGCGACAAGGGCGTGAACGAGCTGTCGAGCGCGCTGCGGCGGCGGTTCAACACCGTCGTGCTGCCGTTGCCGGACACCGCCGAGGCGGAGGTCGAGATCGTCCGCCGGCGGGTCGGGCAGCTGGGTGCCGCGCTGTCGCTGCCCGCCGACGCGGCCGATCTCGCGGAGATCCGCCGCGTGGTCACGGTGTTCCGCGAGCTGCGCTCCGGCCGCACCGAAGACGGGCGCTCCGCCGTCAAGACGCCGTCCGGCACGCTGTCCACCGCGGAGGCGATCAGCGTGCTCACCGGTGGTCTCGCCCTCGCCGCGCACTTCGGCGACGGCGTCCTGCGGGCACACGACGTCGCGGCCGGCATCCACGGCGCGGTGGTGAAGGATCCGGTGGCCGACCGCGCGATCTGGGCCGAGTACCTGGAAACCGTGGTCCGCGAACGCGAGGGCTGGGCCGACTTCTATCGCGCGGGCCAGGAGATCGCCGGATGA
- a CDS encoding SWIM zinc finger family protein, with translation MADEVAARWSADRVSGLAPDPASAKAARGLAVPQKWSGAGMSGRALWGACRGSGRTPYRTAVEPAGPAFRCSCPSRKIPCKHALGLLLLWSAGRLPAAEEPEWVRDWMSERAARAVRAPRAEGPKDLEAAEKRARERLARVTAGAAELRDWLTDRVAAGLVGLEHTPEELSAVAARMIDAQAPGLAGGLHRAAALVGRGRDWPERLLAELSLLYLLADAVTRLDELPAPLAATVRSRLGFPVSTAQVRESGERVADQWLITGAADEEQDTLRTRRTWLRGRHTGRDALVLSFAPPGRPLDNTLPPGYETTGELAFHPGAVPLRAVFTHRESTTPAPPPHATDAPHGTPGEAPHTNDGRRTRPTAAVGFDADAPSDAARLNADDLTDAAGLNADSPPTGRDTDNPPTDAVHLDVDNLTDAAGLNANDPSAEAGGTPRPDAREDSVTEVDRPSAPDNPPASAAHRSPLETRGGAYAGGRDLSNNTDDVPSSDAPISENDDPPVPGSTPEDGTARPSHPDVDLTDRSHDAAPPQTPATASHHSTSAEPPTASAPHAPTPPEPPTSAAHHGTPPQPPTTCPPDHPAFPEPLTTAQHHPTPSQPPTASAPHDPAPPEPPTTTPHAPTSPQPPTASATHDPAPPEPPTSTPHVPTSSQPPTASAPHDPAPPEPPAITPHHPTPSQPPTASPPHDRPHPATPPLRPVAGASASSVPPRPHAAGPEAAQALPGVSPAVAGKAASAGDVSPDGGAVAGVLAAHAGALAADPWLDRWPVVLCGVVPARHPGGWALSDVDGQALPLSPAVDPWPLLAVAAEGPVTVSGEWTDAGLRPLTCWYRGGMVRL, from the coding sequence GTGGCAGACGAGGTGGCGGCGCGCTGGAGCGCGGACCGGGTGAGCGGGCTCGCCCCGGACCCGGCGTCGGCGAAAGCCGCGCGGGGGCTGGCGGTCCCGCAGAAGTGGTCCGGCGCCGGAATGTCCGGGCGGGCGTTGTGGGGTGCGTGCCGCGGCAGCGGGCGCACGCCGTACCGCACCGCGGTGGAGCCGGCCGGGCCGGCGTTCCGGTGCAGCTGCCCGAGCCGCAAGATCCCGTGCAAGCACGCGCTGGGGTTGCTGCTGCTGTGGTCGGCCGGGCGGCTGCCCGCGGCGGAGGAGCCGGAGTGGGTGCGCGACTGGATGTCCGAACGCGCCGCCCGCGCGGTCCGGGCGCCGCGTGCCGAAGGGCCGAAGGACCTCGAGGCGGCGGAGAAGCGGGCCCGGGAACGGCTCGCCCGCGTCACCGCCGGTGCCGCCGAGCTGCGGGACTGGCTCACCGACCGGGTGGCTGCCGGTCTGGTGGGGCTCGAACACACGCCTGAGGAGCTGTCCGCGGTCGCCGCCCGGATGATCGACGCGCAGGCGCCCGGCCTGGCCGGCGGCCTGCACCGGGCCGCCGCGCTGGTCGGCCGTGGCCGCGACTGGCCGGAGCGGCTGCTGGCCGAGCTGTCCCTGCTGTACCTGCTCGCCGACGCGGTGACCCGGCTGGACGAGCTGCCCGCCCCGCTGGCGGCGACTGTGCGGAGCCGGCTGGGCTTCCCGGTGAGCACCGCCCAGGTCCGGGAATCCGGCGAACGGGTGGCCGACCAGTGGCTGATCACCGGCGCGGCGGACGAGGAGCAGGACACGCTGCGCACCCGCCGCACGTGGCTGCGCGGCCGGCACACCGGCCGGGACGCGCTGGTGCTGTCGTTCGCCCCGCCGGGCCGTCCCCTGGACAACACCCTGCCGCCGGGCTACGAGACGACCGGAGAACTGGCCTTCCACCCGGGCGCGGTCCCGCTGCGGGCAGTGTTCACCCACCGCGAGAGCACCACCCCGGCCCCACCACCGCACGCGACCGACGCACCCCACGGAACGCCCGGCGAAGCGCCGCACACCAACGACGGACGACGGACCCGCCCCACCGCCGCGGTCGGCTTCGACGCGGACGCCCCCAGTGACGCCGCCCGCCTCAACGCGGACGACCTCACCGACGCCGCCGGTCTCAACGCAGACAGCCCACCCACCGGCCGCGACACCGACAACCCGCCGACCGACGCGGTCCACCTCGACGTCGACAACCTCACCGACGCCGCCGGTCTCAACGCCAACGACCCATCTGCCGAAGCGGGCGGCACGCCCCGGCCCGACGCGCGCGAAGACTCGGTCACCGAAGTGGACCGCCCGAGCGCTCCAGACAATCCTCCCGCCAGCGCGGCACACAGGTCCCCACTCGAAACACGCGGTGGCGCGTACGCCGGAGGCCGCGACCTTTCCAACAACACAGACGACGTGCCTTCCTCCGACGCACCGATTTCCGAGAACGACGACCCACCTGTCCCGGGAAGCACTCCGGAGGACGGAACCGCCCGCCCCTCACACCCCGACGTGGATCTCACCGACCGGTCCCACGACGCAGCTCCTCCGCAAACACCCGCCACCGCCTCGCACCACAGCACTTCCGCGGAACCACCTACCGCCTCCGCACCGCACGCCCCCACTCCCCCCGAACCACCCACTTCCGCCGCGCACCACGGCACTCCTCCGCAACCACCCACCACCTGCCCACCGGATCACCCCGCTTTCCCGGAACCACTCACCACCGCCCAGCACCACCCCACTCCCTCACAGCCGCCCACCGCCTCCGCACCGCACGACCCTGCTCCTCCCGAGCCACCCACCACCACCCCGCACGCCCCCACTTCCCCGCAACCGCCCACCGCCTCCGCAACGCACGACCCTGCTCCTCCCGAGCCACCCACCTCCACCCCGCATGTCCCCACTTCCTCACAACCGCCCACCGCCTCCGCACCGCACGACCCTGCTCCTCCCGAGCCACCCGCCATCACCCCGCACCACCCCACTCCCTCACAACCGCCCACCGCCTCCCCACCGCACGACCGGCCGCACCCCGCGACGCCACCGCTGCGGCCCGTCGCCGGCGCGTCGGCATCCTCCGTACCGCCTCGCCCGCATGCGGCCGGTCCCGAAGCGGCGCAGGCGTTGCCCGGAGTTTCCCCCGCCGTCGCAGGGAAAGCCGCGTCTGCGGGGGACGTTTCGCCGGACGGTGGGGCCGTGGCCGGCGTGCTTGCCGCCCACGCCGGTGCGCTTGCCGCCGATCCGTGGCTCGATCGGTGGCCCGTGGTGCTGTGCGGGGTGGTCCCGGCGAGGCATCCCGGCGGCTGGGCACTGTCCGATGTGGATGGACAGGCCCTTCCGCTGAGCCCGGCGGTGGACCCGTGGCCGTTGCTCGCCGTCGCGGCGGAGGGGCCGGTGACCGTCTCGGGTGAATGGACGGATGCCGGGCTGCGGCCGCTCACCTGCTGGTACCGCGGCGGGATGGTGCGGCTGTGA